A window of Drosophila subobscura isolate 14011-0131.10 chromosome E, UCBerk_Dsub_1.0, whole genome shotgun sequence contains these coding sequences:
- the LOC117890093 gene encoding protein charlatan isoform X3, protein MATLIPANGGHPGASAQSSNVEATYEDMFKEITRKLYGEETGNGLHTLGTPVAQVATSGPTAVPEGEQRSFTNLQQLDRSAAPSIEYESSGAANGATTSNNVATSQANVIQQQQQQQQQQQQQQTESGNSVVVTASSGVGGATVVPAPSVAVGGFKSEDHLSTAFGLAALMQNGFAAGQAGLLKAGGDQQQRWAQDGGAGVIAAAAADQQPQLVQWTTGGKLQSYAHVSQQQQQQLQQQQQQQQQPQQQHHHQSTPKSKKHRQEHAAELIYASPSTSANAVVQNLTQSTPTSAPSNSSGGSSSSGGSRKKSSAQAQAAAAANGVHIQKRYACTHCPYSTDRRDLYTRHENIHKDEKPFQCYACLKQFNRADHVKKHFLRMHRELQYDINKTRRHVSAGSSSGSGSSGNSHHSGGRGNVTINATGVNIDNAFLEAQRHPTSTSMSIVETIEAVASAGEMPLAQLKQEKMDDGSVLPLHVGVVMNNAQQPVASSSSGSSSGGGGGGNGGGNSSGSGLLKPKREKRFTCCYCPWSGADKWGLKRHLNTHTKPFVCLLCDYKAARSERLATHVLKVHNKRACSKCSYLADTQEEYQVHMSDVHPHDNRPSRSGNSTNNNGNSNNNGSGGGNNNNAGGNNVSHSQNLNVLRTIGNTLVANNQLNTYAGNAFGGNVGNGNGGNAVTIYTTSNEGGGSGSGNITGGGGGGPLQEIIVNPTSMVGWRLSANGSLIPPHDLLTGGLPNASTQKRGSERLFQYLEAEGSDPEDYARLLKMDAISRNTASVAQDFHKAGGVHELKIPANHQLLFNNKLPSQWTTREAAALLYSLSNMGTHSGSNSNSNSSSSSSQRQKFGIRARQHSTGEDDENTPSSASSSSFSGDEYNMLSTSPVKVSRHVKLEKHEVEDGKEEKIPAQVQAKAMMATAFLEAASYEQTAIELLSSKRKIKIENDEDQENQEQPQPQLQQRLQLIKSSPAYKLNSNNNNSNTNHKDKSSHRNAVHHNHRQDDKENNTKSAAIAAAAAAVTAAAAAAAAGGGAAAGAGATAPSTTNQTPFLTQMEYQNLNRIGTQFHNYVKDIINKYYAAETPLMLAAAAAALPTATTTGQQRQLDLEHMSPSKRRRLLSETEEYIEYLRNKEDITLTITPRAPTVKSSPPQPPAASLLKRQLDLAVPRKSPKKAAPAHSHSQTHSQAAMSNGHSANAARKSISQLATLLPLLADAASKQEYLAAPLDFSKKSDSENGRSSRKQAQPKKIRLTPEAVVGLLRDKYLNRMVRQKLGCLKCNQVRRSRTISFNYHTIGSLALHRYWRHGQTQASRQRVQAALLLRRGRQSAAASTDQMTEDSPQALLG, encoded by the exons atGGCAACACTAATCCCAGCGAACGGCGGCCATCCAGGAGCGAGCGCACAGTCCTCAAATGTTGAGGCTACATATGAAGATATGTTCAAGGAAATCACACGCAAATTGTACGGTGAGGAGACCGGCAACGGTTTGCATACGCTCGGAACGCCGGTGGCTCAGGTGGCCACCAGCGGACCGACAGCGGTACCAGAGGGAGAGCAGCGTTCCTTCACGAACCTG CAACAGCTCGATCGCTCGGCAGCGCCCAGCATTGAATACGAATCTAGTGGAGCTGCCAACGGGgcaacaaccagcaacaacgTGGCCACCTCCCAGGCCAATGTaatccaacagcaacagcagcagcagcagcaacagcaacagcaacaaacagagTCGGGTAACTCTGTGGTAGTCACAGCCAGCAGCGGAGTAGGAGGAGCCACTGTGGTGCCGGCACCcagtgtggctgtgggtggctTTAAGTCCGAGGACCATCTAAGCACGGCCTTTGGCCTAGCAGCCCTCATGCAGAACGGATTTGCGGCGGGTCAGGCGGGACTCCTGAAGGCCGGGggcgaccagcagcagcgctgggCCCAGGACGGGGGTGCAGGTGTGATCGCCGCGGCGGCCGCAgaccagcagccgcagctggtgCAATGGACGACGGGTGGCAAACTACAGAGCTATGCCCatgtcagccagcagcagcagcaacaactgcagcagcagcagcagcaacaacaacagccacagcagcagcaccatcaccaGAGCACACCCAAGTCCAA AAAACATCGCCAGGAGCATGCGGCGGAATTGATCTACGCCAGCCCCTCGACATCGGCCAATGCGGTAGTACAGAATTTAACCCAATCCACACCCACCTCAGcgcccagcaacagcagcggcggcagcagcagctccgggGGCAGTCGCAAGAAGTCCTCGGCCCAGGCgcaggcagccgccgccgccaatgGAGTGCACATCCAGAAGCGTTATGCCTGCACCCATTGCCCGTACTCCACAGATCGGCGGGATCTATACACACGGCACGAGAACATCCACAAGGACGAGAAGCCCTTCCAGTGCTATGCCTGCCTTAAGCAGTTCAATCGAGCCGATCATGTGAAGAAGCACTTCCTGCGCATGCATCGGGAGCTGCAGTACGACATCAACAAGACACGTCGCCATGTGTCCGCCGGCAGCAGCTCGGGCAGCGGCTCCTCCGGCAACTCTCACCACTCGGGCGGACGTGGCAATGTGACCATTAATGCCACGGGCGTTAATATCGATAATGCCTTCCTGGAGGCCCAACGGCATCCCACCTCGACCAGCATGAGCATTGTGGAGACCATTGAGGCGGTGGCCTCGGCCGGCGAGATGCCGCTGGCCCAGCTTAAGCAGGAGAAGATGGACGATGGCAGTGTGCTGCCGCTCCATGTGGGCGTTGTGATGAACAATGCCCAGCAGCCGGTGGCCAGCTCCAGTTCGGGCAGCAGCtccggtggcggcggcggcggcaacggtggtggcaacagcagcggctcGGGATTGCTGAAGCCCAAGCGCGAGAAGCGATTCACCTGCTGCTACTGTCCATGGTCGGGGGCCGACAAGTGGGGCCTCAAGCGTCATCTCAATACGCATACAAAGCCCTTTGTCTGCCTGCTCTGCGATTACAAGGCAGCGCGCTCCGAGCGCCTGGCCACCCACGTGCTGAAGGTGCACAACAAGCGGGCCTGCAGCAAGTGCTCCTATCTGGCGGACACCCAGGAGGAGTATCAGGTCCACATGAGTGATGTGCA TCCGCACGATAATCGACCATCTCGCAGCGGCAATTCGAcaaacaacaatggcaacagtaacaacaatggcagtggcggtggcaacaacaacaatgccggAGGCAACAATGTCTCACATAGCCAGAATCTGAATGTGTTGCGCACCATTGGCAACACCCTGGTGGCCAATAACCAACTAAACACCTATGCCGGCAATGCTTTTGG TGGCAAtgtgggaaatgggaatggaggCAATGCCGTTACCATCTACACCACATCCAACgagggcggcggcagcggcagcggaaacatcactggcggcggcggcggtggcccaCTGCAAGAGATCATTGTGAATCCCACATCGATGGTCGGTTGGCGACTGAGCGCCAATGGATCGTTGATACCACCGCATGATCTGCTCACCGGCGGCCTGCCGAATGCTTCGACCCAAAAACGCGGATCGGAGCGTTTGTTTCAATACCTTGAGGCCGAGGGCAGCGATCCGGAGGACTATGCGCG TCTGCTGAAAATGGACGCCATTAGTCGCAACACCGCTTCGGTCGCTCAGGATTTTCATAAGGCGGGAGGCGTGCACGAGTTGAAAATACCAGCAAATCATCAACTCCTGTTTAATAATAAACTGCCTTCGCAATGGACGACACGAGAGGCTGCTGCACTATTGTACAGCCTCAGCAACATGGGCacccacagcggcagcaacagtaacagcaacagcagcagcagcagttcccaGCGACAAAAGTTTGGCATCCGTGCCCGGCAACATTCCACGGGGGAGGATGACGAGAATACACCATCGTCGGCATCCTCGTCGAGCTTCTCGGGCGATGAGTATAACATGTTGTCCACATCGCCAGTGAAGGTGTCGCGTCATGTGAAGCTGGAGAAGCACGAGGTGGAGGATGGGAAGGAGGAAAAGATCCCGGCCCAAGTCCAGGCAAAGGCGATGATGGCAACGGCATTTCTGGAAGCGGCTAGCTACGAGCAGACGGCCATCGAGCTGCTCAGCAGCAAGCGCAAGATCAAGATCGAGAATGATGAGGATCAGGAGAACCaggaacagccacagccacagctacagcagcgATTGCAGCTTATTAAATCGTCTCCCGCGTACAAATTGAATtccaataacaacaatagcaacacaAACCACAAGGACAAGTCGTCGCACAGAAATGCCGTTCATCATAATCACCGTCAGGATGATAAGGAGAACAACACCAAATCTgcagcaattgctgctgccgcagcggcggtcacagcagctgcagcagcagccgcagcaggaggaggagcagcagcaggagcaggagcaaccgCACCGAGCACCACGAATCAAACACCATTTCTCACACAAATGGAATATCAGAATCTCAACCGCATTGGCACACAGTTTCACAATTATGTTAAAGACATCATCAACAAATACTACGCAGCCGAGACGCCTCTGATGctggccgcagcagcagcagccctgcCCACGGCCACCACAACGggccagcagaggcagctggATCTGGAGCACATGTCGCCGAGCAAGCGTCGCCGGCTGCTCAGCGAAACGGAGGAGTACATTGAGTATCTGCGCAACAAAGAGGACATCACCCTGACCATCACACCCAGAGCGCCCACAGTGAAGTCCTCGCCACCACAGCCGCCCGCCGCGTCGCTGCTGAAGCGTCAGCTGGATCTGGCGGTGCCCCGCAAGAGTCCCAAAAAGGCGGCCCCAGcccacagtcacagtcagacCCATAGCCAGGCAGCTATGTCCAATGGCCACTCAGCAAATGCTGCCCGCAAATCCATCAGTCAACTGGCCaccctgctgcccctgctggccgatgcagccagcaagcaggaGTATCTGGCGGCTCCGCTGGACTTTAGCAAGAAGTCGGATAGCGAGAACGGACGCAGCTCCCGCAAGCAGGCGCAGCCCAAGAAGATACGCCTCACCCCGGAGGCGGTGGTGGGCCTGCTGCGCGACAAGTATCTGAATCGCATGGTCCGCCAAAAGCTGGGCTGCCTGAAATGCAATCAGGTGCGACGCAGCAGAACCATTAGCTTCAACTATCACACGATTgggtctctggctctgcacCGCTACTGGCGACATGGTCAGACACAAGCGTCCAGGCAGAGAGTGCAGGCGGCGCTACTGCTCAGGCGTGGCAGGCAGAGTGCTGCTGCATCAACCGATCAAATGACAGAGGACTCTCCTCAAGCTCTTTTGGGTTAA
- the LOC117890093 gene encoding protein charlatan isoform X4, protein MATLIPANGGHPGASAQSSNVEATYEDMFKEITRKLYGEETGNGLHTLGTPVAQVATSGPTAVPEGEQRSFTNLQQLDRSAAPSIEYESSGAANGATTSNNVATSQANVIQQQQQQQQQQQQQQTESGNSVVVTASSGVGGATVVPAPSVAVGGFKSEDHLSTAFGLAALMQNGFAAGQAGLLKAGGDQQQRWAQDGGAGVIAAAAADQQPQLVQWTTGGKLQSYAHVSQQQQQQLQQQQQQQQQPQQQHHHQSTPKSKKHRQEHAAELIYASPSTSANAVVQNLTQSTPTSAPSNSSGGSSSSGGSRKKSSAQAQAAAAANGVHIQKRYACTHCPYSTDRRDLYTRHENIHKDEKPFQCYACLKQFNRADHVKKHFLRMHRELQYDINKTRRHVSAGSSSGSGSSGNSHHSGGRGNVTINATGVNIDNAFLEAQRHPTSTSMSIVETIEAVASAGEMPLAQLKQEKMDDGSVLPLHVGVVMNNAQQPVASSSSGSSSGGGGGGNGGGNSSGSGLLKPKREKRFTCCYCPWSGADKWGLKRHLNTHTKPFVCLLCDYKAARSERLATHVLKVHNKRACSKCSYLADTQEEYQVHMSDVHLLKMDAISRNTASVAQDFHKAGGVHELKIPANHQLLFNNKLPSQWTTREAAALLYSLSNMGTHSGSNSNSNSSSSSSQRQKFGIRARQHSTGEDDENTPSSASSSSFSGDEYNMLSTSPVKVSRHVKLEKHEVEDGKEEKIPAQVQAKAMMATAFLEAASYEQTAIELLSSKRKIKIENDEDQENQEQPQPQLQQRLQLIKSSPAYKLNSNNNNSNTNHKDKSSHRNAVHHNHRQDDKENNTKSAAIAAAAAAVTAAAAAAAAGGGAAAGAGATAPSTTNQTPFLTQMEYQNLNRIGTQFHNYVKDIINKYYAAETPLMLAAAAAALPTATTTGQQRQLDLEHMSPSKRRRLLSETEEYIEYLRNKEDITLTITPRAPTVKSSPPQPPAASLLKRQLDLAVPRKSPKKAAPAHSHSQTHSQAAMSNGHSANAARKSISQLATLLPLLADAASKQEYLAAPLDFSKKSDSENGRSSRKQAQPKKIRLTPEAVVGLLRDKYLNRMVRQKLGCLKCNQVRRSRTISFNYHTIGSLALHRYWRHGQTQASRQRVQAALLLRRGRQSAAASTDQMTEDSPQALLG, encoded by the exons atGGCAACACTAATCCCAGCGAACGGCGGCCATCCAGGAGCGAGCGCACAGTCCTCAAATGTTGAGGCTACATATGAAGATATGTTCAAGGAAATCACACGCAAATTGTACGGTGAGGAGACCGGCAACGGTTTGCATACGCTCGGAACGCCGGTGGCTCAGGTGGCCACCAGCGGACCGACAGCGGTACCAGAGGGAGAGCAGCGTTCCTTCACGAACCTG CAACAGCTCGATCGCTCGGCAGCGCCCAGCATTGAATACGAATCTAGTGGAGCTGCCAACGGGgcaacaaccagcaacaacgTGGCCACCTCCCAGGCCAATGTaatccaacagcaacagcagcagcagcagcaacagcaacagcaacaaacagagTCGGGTAACTCTGTGGTAGTCACAGCCAGCAGCGGAGTAGGAGGAGCCACTGTGGTGCCGGCACCcagtgtggctgtgggtggctTTAAGTCCGAGGACCATCTAAGCACGGCCTTTGGCCTAGCAGCCCTCATGCAGAACGGATTTGCGGCGGGTCAGGCGGGACTCCTGAAGGCCGGGggcgaccagcagcagcgctgggCCCAGGACGGGGGTGCAGGTGTGATCGCCGCGGCGGCCGCAgaccagcagccgcagctggtgCAATGGACGACGGGTGGCAAACTACAGAGCTATGCCCatgtcagccagcagcagcagcaacaactgcagcagcagcagcagcaacaacaacagccacagcagcagcaccatcaccaGAGCACACCCAAGTCCAA AAAACATCGCCAGGAGCATGCGGCGGAATTGATCTACGCCAGCCCCTCGACATCGGCCAATGCGGTAGTACAGAATTTAACCCAATCCACACCCACCTCAGcgcccagcaacagcagcggcggcagcagcagctccgggGGCAGTCGCAAGAAGTCCTCGGCCCAGGCgcaggcagccgccgccgccaatgGAGTGCACATCCAGAAGCGTTATGCCTGCACCCATTGCCCGTACTCCACAGATCGGCGGGATCTATACACACGGCACGAGAACATCCACAAGGACGAGAAGCCCTTCCAGTGCTATGCCTGCCTTAAGCAGTTCAATCGAGCCGATCATGTGAAGAAGCACTTCCTGCGCATGCATCGGGAGCTGCAGTACGACATCAACAAGACACGTCGCCATGTGTCCGCCGGCAGCAGCTCGGGCAGCGGCTCCTCCGGCAACTCTCACCACTCGGGCGGACGTGGCAATGTGACCATTAATGCCACGGGCGTTAATATCGATAATGCCTTCCTGGAGGCCCAACGGCATCCCACCTCGACCAGCATGAGCATTGTGGAGACCATTGAGGCGGTGGCCTCGGCCGGCGAGATGCCGCTGGCCCAGCTTAAGCAGGAGAAGATGGACGATGGCAGTGTGCTGCCGCTCCATGTGGGCGTTGTGATGAACAATGCCCAGCAGCCGGTGGCCAGCTCCAGTTCGGGCAGCAGCtccggtggcggcggcggcggcaacggtggtggcaacagcagcggctcGGGATTGCTGAAGCCCAAGCGCGAGAAGCGATTCACCTGCTGCTACTGTCCATGGTCGGGGGCCGACAAGTGGGGCCTCAAGCGTCATCTCAATACGCATACAAAGCCCTTTGTCTGCCTGCTCTGCGATTACAAGGCAGCGCGCTCCGAGCGCCTGGCCACCCACGTGCTGAAGGTGCACAACAAGCGGGCCTGCAGCAAGTGCTCCTATCTGGCGGACACCCAGGAGGAGTATCAGGTCCACATGAGTGATGTGCA TCTGCTGAAAATGGACGCCATTAGTCGCAACACCGCTTCGGTCGCTCAGGATTTTCATAAGGCGGGAGGCGTGCACGAGTTGAAAATACCAGCAAATCATCAACTCCTGTTTAATAATAAACTGCCTTCGCAATGGACGACACGAGAGGCTGCTGCACTATTGTACAGCCTCAGCAACATGGGCacccacagcggcagcaacagtaacagcaacagcagcagcagcagttcccaGCGACAAAAGTTTGGCATCCGTGCCCGGCAACATTCCACGGGGGAGGATGACGAGAATACACCATCGTCGGCATCCTCGTCGAGCTTCTCGGGCGATGAGTATAACATGTTGTCCACATCGCCAGTGAAGGTGTCGCGTCATGTGAAGCTGGAGAAGCACGAGGTGGAGGATGGGAAGGAGGAAAAGATCCCGGCCCAAGTCCAGGCAAAGGCGATGATGGCAACGGCATTTCTGGAAGCGGCTAGCTACGAGCAGACGGCCATCGAGCTGCTCAGCAGCAAGCGCAAGATCAAGATCGAGAATGATGAGGATCAGGAGAACCaggaacagccacagccacagctacagcagcgATTGCAGCTTATTAAATCGTCTCCCGCGTACAAATTGAATtccaataacaacaatagcaacacaAACCACAAGGACAAGTCGTCGCACAGAAATGCCGTTCATCATAATCACCGTCAGGATGATAAGGAGAACAACACCAAATCTgcagcaattgctgctgccgcagcggcggtcacagcagctgcagcagcagccgcagcaggaggaggagcagcagcaggagcaggagcaaccgCACCGAGCACCACGAATCAAACACCATTTCTCACACAAATGGAATATCAGAATCTCAACCGCATTGGCACACAGTTTCACAATTATGTTAAAGACATCATCAACAAATACTACGCAGCCGAGACGCCTCTGATGctggccgcagcagcagcagccctgcCCACGGCCACCACAACGggccagcagaggcagctggATCTGGAGCACATGTCGCCGAGCAAGCGTCGCCGGCTGCTCAGCGAAACGGAGGAGTACATTGAGTATCTGCGCAACAAAGAGGACATCACCCTGACCATCACACCCAGAGCGCCCACAGTGAAGTCCTCGCCACCACAGCCGCCCGCCGCGTCGCTGCTGAAGCGTCAGCTGGATCTGGCGGTGCCCCGCAAGAGTCCCAAAAAGGCGGCCCCAGcccacagtcacagtcagacCCATAGCCAGGCAGCTATGTCCAATGGCCACTCAGCAAATGCTGCCCGCAAATCCATCAGTCAACTGGCCaccctgctgcccctgctggccgatgcagccagcaagcaggaGTATCTGGCGGCTCCGCTGGACTTTAGCAAGAAGTCGGATAGCGAGAACGGACGCAGCTCCCGCAAGCAGGCGCAGCCCAAGAAGATACGCCTCACCCCGGAGGCGGTGGTGGGCCTGCTGCGCGACAAGTATCTGAATCGCATGGTCCGCCAAAAGCTGGGCTGCCTGAAATGCAATCAGGTGCGACGCAGCAGAACCATTAGCTTCAACTATCACACGATTgggtctctggctctgcacCGCTACTGGCGACATGGTCAGACACAAGCGTCCAGGCAGAGAGTGCAGGCGGCGCTACTGCTCAGGCGTGGCAGGCAGAGTGCTGCTGCATCAACCGATCAAATGACAGAGGACTCTCCTCAAGCTCTTTTGGGTTAA